One part of the Lotus japonicus ecotype B-129 chromosome 2, LjGifu_v1.2 genome encodes these proteins:
- the LOC130735305 gene encoding cystinosin homolog, translating to MASWRSAPLHVSYDVVGWIAFICWSVSFYPQILLNYRRKSVVGMNFDYMVLNLVKQTWYFVYNLSLYFSSTVQKQYHDKYGIKEMIPVAVNDVAFSAHAILLSAVPVFQIAIYERGNQKVSKIAIGIMVIMWSSIAVCFFIALPKHHWLWLVSILNVMQVILTVIKYVPQAVMNFLRKSTEGWSVGFTLLDFAGSVATYGQMVMQSIDQGSWKNVSGNIGKVLVALVSILFDIIFMCQHYLLYPAKHNKSETSTELENSKPVDQPQPEHV from the exons ATGGCTTCTTGGCGTTCTGCTCCACTTCATGTGTCATATGATGTTGTGGGTTGGATTGCCTTCATCTGCTGGTCTGTGAGTTTTTACCCTCAGATTCTCTTGAACTATCGCAGGAAAAG CGTTGTGGGGATGAACTTTGATTACATGGTGCTAAACTTGGTGAAGCAAACATGGTATTTCGTCTACAACTTGTCTCTGTATTTCAGCTCTACTGTTCAGAAGCAATACCATGACAAATACGGTATCAAAGAG ATGATACCTGTGGCAGTAAATGATGTTGCCTTCTCAGCGCATGCTATTCTACTTAGTGCAGTTCCTGTATTCCAAATTGCAATCTATGAA CGTGGAAATCAGAAAGTTTCAAAAATTGCCATTGGAATCATGGTGATTATGTGGTCAAGTATAGCAGTTTGTTTCTTCATAGCTTTGCCTAAACATCATTGGCTCTGGCTTGTCTCCATCTTGAA TGTAATGCAAGTTATTTTGACAGTTATAAAATATGTTCCCCAG GCAGTGATGAACTTCTTGAGAAAAAGCACAGAAGGATGGAGTGTTGGTTTTACTCTGCTGGATTTTGCTGGATCAGTAGCAACCTATGGACAAATGGTTATGCAATCAATTGATCAAG GTTCTTGGAAAAACGTCTCTGGTAATATAGGGAAAGTGCTGGTTGCTCTG GTGTCTATCCTTTTTGACATCATCTTCATGTGCCAACACTATCTGCTCTATCCTGCAAAACATAACAAATCAGAGACCTCTACTGAGCTTGAAAATTCCAAGCCTGTGGATCAACCACAACCAGAGCATGTTTAA
- the LOC130735304 gene encoding cystinosin homolog — METEWNSFALEVTYTVLGWVAFVVWSCSFYPQFILNFLRKSVVGLNFNYLLLNNTKHTLYLIYNVSLYFSPAIRFQYHKKYGFDQMIPVAANDVAFSTHAVLLTAVLLFQVAIYERGNQSISKITMGIVITVWTTVAVCSFIAFQSNSWLWLISIFNTMQVIIAALKYIPQVIMNFMRKSTDGFSIGNVLLDFGGGMANYAQMATQSIDQNSWVNFSGNIGKVLLSLVCMFFDLLFMCQHYVLYPSNKAASASVTEPLIKSPNQPVAASVPVAENV; from the exons ATGGAGACGGAATGGAACTCTTTTGCCCTTGAAGTGACATACACCGTGTTAGGATGGGTTGCTTTCGTTGTTTGGTCCTGCAGTTTCTACCCTCAGTTTATCTTGAATTTCTTAAGAAAAAG TGTGGTTGGTTTGAACTTCAATTATCTGCTATTGAACAACACTAAACACACCTTGTACTTAATCTACAACGTCTCCTTGTACTTCAGCCCTGCTATCAGGTTTCAGTATCATAAAAAATATGGCTTCGACCAG ATGATACCTGTAGCTGCAAATGATGTTGCCTTCTCAACGCATGCTGTTCTCTTGACTGCAGTGTTGTTGTTTCAAGTTGCAATATATGAG CGTGGAAATCAATCTATCTCGAAAATCACCATGGGAATTGTCATTACAGTATGGACTACTGTTGCAGTTTGTTCCTTCATAGCATTTCAATCCAATTCTTGGCTTTGGTTAATCTCCATCTTTAA CACAATGCAGGTGATTATTGCAGCTCTCAAATATATTCCACAG GTAATTATGAACTTCATGAGGAAGAGCACAGATGGATTTAGCATTGGAAATGTGTTGCTGGATTTCGGTGGAGGCATGGCAAACTATGCCCAGATGGCTACACAGTCAATCGATCAAA ATTCTTGGGTGAATTTCTCTGGGAACATTGGCAAAGTATTGCTATCCCTG GTGTGTATGTTCTTTGATCTTCTATTCATGTGTCAACATTATGTGCTGTATCCATCAAACAAGGCAGCATCAGCATCAGTCACAGAACCCCTAATCAAGTCTCCTAATCAACCAGTAGCTGCAAGTGTGCCAGTGGCTGAAAATGTTTGA